The Cohnella abietis genome has a segment encoding these proteins:
- a CDS encoding NTTRR-F1 domain: MTIQLQNRIINGSFETGILPWAEVNVVLSPISKVGIQSAELLGGITISALQQVVPGNPGEGMFLSISLAKSQPGLSPQVTFTVEFLDAALGFLSTGLLLNVPVGFFSDAQGISWKVFEGITDVAPLNTAFARITINRTPLASSAGILVDEVIFMAAVATAGATGVTGATGVTGATGVTGVTGATGVTGATGVTGATGTTGTTGATGDTGAAGVTGLTGSTGVSGATGVTGNTGATGATGVTGATGATGATGETGATGATGATGVTGATGATGETGVTGDTGATGATGATGATGATGVTGDTGATGATGDTGATGVTGEIGATGDTGATGVTGATGVTGATGDTGATGATGVTGATGDTGATGETGATGATGATGATGATGATGATGATGETGATGATGATGETGATGAVGATGATGVTGDTGATGETGATGVTGETGATGATGATGATGATGETGATGVTGATGATGVTGATGDTGATGATGVTGATGDTGATGETGATGATGATGATGETGATGATGETGATGATGETGATGATGETGATGETGATGATGETGATGATGATGETGATGDTGAPGATGDTGATGITGATGATGVTGATGATGATGATGETGATGAIGATGATGVTGDTGATGETGATGVTGETGATGATGATGATGATGETGATGAIGATGDTGATGVTGTTGTTGATGETGATGVTGATGDTGATGDTGATGETGATGATGDTGATGATGDTGATGATGATGVTGATGATGVTGATGATGATGETGATGDTGAPGATGDTGATGITGATGATGVTGATGATGATGATGETGATGAIGATGATGVTGDTGATGETGATGVTGETGATGATGATGATGATGETGATGETGATGETGATGATGAIGATGDTGATGVTGTTGTTGATGDTGATGDTGATGETGATGATGDTGATGATGDTGATGATGVTGATGATGETGDTGATGATGVTGEAGATGATGVTGVTGATGDTGATGETGATGVTGVTGVTGATGDTGATGATGATGATGATGATGATGATGATGTTGATGATGATGATGATGATGTTGATGATGETGATGVTGATGATGATGATGATGETGGTGATGATGATGTTGATGATGTTGETGATGETGATGATGATGATGTTGATGATGATGTTGETGATGATGATGATGTTGATGTTGATGATGATGGTGATGATGGTGATGATGVTGVTGVTGVTGVTGATGATGATGATGATGATGATGATGITGETGATGATGVTGATGATGVTGATGTTGATGETGATGATGGTGATGATGATGATGATGATGATGVTGVTGVTGVTGVTGVTGVTGVTGATGVTGVTGVTGVTGVTGVTGVTGVTGVTGVTGVTGVTGVTGVTGVTGVTGVTGVTGVTGVTGVTGVTGVTGVTGVTGVTGVTGVTGVTGVTGPNFAVEGFSAFIPSLVIAASTQLANWTVTSPYYSGPSFNATNGNYTVPTTGRYTILATINYSTTAAITVTLGAGINPSFVVQRTSPTVTNLISGLFPILNVNVAVVLTLRAILGNSAVTLAGEVTLNAGDVIGLFYVANGLTVSLDLGSSTSAGVVWSIHELT, from the coding sequence TTGACGATACAACTTCAGAATCGGATTATTAACGGTAGTTTTGAAACGGGGATACTTCCTTGGGCAGAAGTTAATGTGGTTCTATCTCCTATATCTAAGGTGGGTATACAAAGTGCAGAGTTGCTTGGTGGAATCACGATCAGTGCTCTGCAGCAAGTTGTTCCTGGAAATCCAGGGGAAGGGATGTTTCTTTCTATATCGTTAGCAAAGAGTCAACCGGGTTTAAGTCCGCAAGTTACATTCACGGTTGAGTTTCTAGATGCAGCATTAGGTTTTCTTTCTACTGGACTTTTGCTAAATGTTCCTGTCGGATTTTTTAGTGATGCACAAGGAATTTCTTGGAAAGTGTTTGAGGGTATAACTGATGTTGCTCCTTTAAATACAGCATTTGCTCGAATAACGATAAATAGGACGCCTTTAGCAAGTTCAGCAGGGATACTTGTGGATGAAGTTATTTTTATGGCCGCAGTAGCGACAGCAGGGGCAACTGGTGTAACAGGAGCGACTGGGGTAACAGGGGCGACTGGGGTAACTGGAGTAACGGGAGCGACTGGGGTAACAGGGGCAACTGGGGTAACGGGAGCAACAGGAACAACCGGAACAACAGGAGCAACGGGGGACACGGGAGCAGCAGGTGTTACAGGATTAACTGGATCCACGGGTGTTTCAGGAGCAACCGGAGTCACAGGAAACACAGGAGCAACAGGAGCAACAGGTGTAACAGGAGCAACCGGAGCAACAGGAGCAACAGGAGAGACAGGAGCGACAGGAGCAACCGGAGCAACAGGAGTAACAGGAGCAACAGGAGCAACAGGAGAAACGGGAGTAACTGGAGACACAGGAGCGACAGGAGCGACAGGAGCAACCGGAGCAACAGGTGCAACTGGGGTAACCGGAGACACAGGAGCAACCGGAGCAACAGGAGACACAGGTGCAACTGGGGTAACAGGAGAAATCGGAGCAACAGGTGACACAGGGGCAACTGGAGTAACGGGAGCGACTGGGGTAACCGGAGCAACGGGAGACACAGGTGCAACCGGAGCAACTGGAGTAACAGGCGCAACGGGAGACACCGGAGCAACAGGAGAAACTGGGGCAACAGGAGCAACAGGAGCAACAGGAGCAACAGGAGCAACAGGAGCAACAGGAGCAACGGGAGCAACAGGAGAAACTGGGGCAACAGGAGCAACAGGAGCAACAGGAGAAACGGGAGCAACCGGAGCAGTCGGAGCAACCGGAGCAACAGGTGTAACAGGAGACACCGGAGCAACAGGAGAAACGGGAGCAACCGGAGTAACAGGAGAAACGGGAGCCACCGGAGCCACCGGAGCCACAGGAGCGACAGGAGCAACAGGAGAAACGGGAGCGACTGGGGTAACCGGAGCAACGGGAGCGACTGGGGTAACCGGAGCAACGGGAGACACAGGTGCAACCGGAGCAACTGGAGTAACAGGCGCAACGGGAGACACCGGAGCAACAGGAGAAACTGGGGCAACAGGAGCAACAGGAGCAACAGGAGCAACAGGAGAAACGGGAGCAACAGGAGCAACAGGAGAAACGGGAGCAACAGGAGCAACAGGTGAAACGGGAGCAACAGGAGCAACAGGAGAAACGGGAGCAACAGGTGAAACGGGAGCAACAGGAGCAACAGGTGAAACGGGAGCAACAGGAGCAACAGGAGCAACAGGAGAAACGGGAGCAACAGGAGACACAGGGGCACCCGGAGCAACAGGTGACACAGGCGCAACTGGAATAACGGGAGCAACCGGAGCAACTGGGGTAACGGGAGCAACCGGAGCAACAGGAGCAACAGGAGCAACAGGAGAAACGGGAGCAACCGGAGCAATCGGAGCAACCGGAGCAACAGGTGTAACAGGAGACACCGGAGCAACAGGAGAAACGGGAGCAACCGGAGTAACAGGTGAAACGGGAGCCACCGGAGCCACAGGAGCGACAGGAGCAACAGGAGCAACAGGAGAAACCGGAGCAACCGGAGCAATCGGAGCAACGGGAGACACCGGAGCAACTGGGGTAACGGGAACAACAGGTACAACTGGAGCAACAGGTGAAACGGGAGCGACTGGGGTAACCGGAGCAACGGGAGACACAGGTGCAACCGGAGACACAGGCGCAACGGGAGAAACCGGAGCAACCGGAGCAACAGGTGATACAGGGGCAACGGGTGCAACCGGAGACACAGGAGCAACAGGCGCAACAGGCGCAACAGGTGTAACTGGAGCAACTGGAGCAACTGGAGTAACTGGAGCAACGGGAGCAACAGGAGCAACAGGAGAAACGGGAGCAACAGGAGACACAGGGGCACCCGGAGCAACAGGTGACACAGGCGCAACTGGAATAACGGGAGCAACCGGAGCAACTGGGGTAACGGGAGCAACCGGAGCAACAGGAGCAACAGGAGCAACAGGAGAAACGGGAGCAACCGGAGCAATCGGAGCAACCGGAGCAACAGGTGTAACAGGAGACACCGGAGCAACAGGAGAAACGGGAGCAACCGGAGTAACAGGTGAAACGGGAGCCACCGGAGCCACAGGAGCGACAGGAGCAACAGGAGCCACAGGAGAAACGGGAGCAACAGGTGAAACGGGAGCAACAGGAGAAACGGGAGCAACCGGAGCAACCGGAGCAATCGGAGCAACGGGAGACACCGGAGCAACTGGGGTAACGGGAACAACAGGTACAACCGGAGCAACGGGAGACACAGGTGCAACCGGAGACACAGGCGCAACGGGAGAAACCGGAGCAACCGGAGCAACAGGTGATACAGGGGCAACGGGTGCAACCGGAGACACAGGAGCAACAGGCGCAACAGGTGTAACTGGAGCAACTGGAGCAACAGGAGAAACGGGAGACACAGGAGCAACCGGAGCAACTGGGGTAACGGGAGAAGCGGGAGCAACCGGAGCAACAGGAGTAACTGGGGTAACCGGAGCAACAGGAGACACAGGAGCAACAGGAGAAACCGGAGCAACAGGAGTAACTGGAGTAACTGGGGTAACCGGAGCAACAGGAGACACAGGAGCAACGGGAGCAACCGGAGCAACAGGAGCAACAGGAGCAACAGGAGCAACAGGAGCAACAGGAGCAACGGGAGCAACAGGTACAACAGGAGCAACAGGGGCAACAGGAGCAACAGGAGCAACAGGAGCAACGGGAGCAACAGGTACAACAGGAGCAACAGGGGCAACAGGAGAAACTGGGGCAACAGGAGTAACCGGAGCAACGGGAGCAACAGGAGCAACGGGAGCAACAGGAGCAACAGGAGAAACTGGAGGCACCGGAGCAACAGGGGCAACGGGAGCTACAGGGACAACAGGAGCAACAGGAGCCACAGGGACAACCGGAGAAACTGGAGCAACAGGAGAAACTGGAGCAACAGGAGCCACCGGAGCAACAGGGGCAACAGGGACAACCGGAGCAACGGGAGCAACCGGAGCAACAGGGACCACGGGAGAAACTGGGGCAACAGGAGCCACAGGAGCAACAGGAGCAACAGGGACCACAGGAGCAACAGGGACCACAGGAGCAACAGGAGCCACAGGAGCAACAGGAGGCACCGGAGCCACAGGAGCAACAGGAGGCACCGGAGCCACCGGAGCCACAGGAGTCACAGGAGTCACAGGAGTTACAGGAGTTACAGGAGTTACAGGAGCCACCGGAGCAACAGGAGCCACAGGAGCCACCGGAGCAACAGGGGCAACGGGGGCAACGGGAGCAACAGGGATAACTGGAGAAACAGGAGCCACAGGAGCCACAGGAGTCACAGGAGCCACAGGAGCCACAGGAGTCACAGGAGCCACAGGAACGACAGGAGCCACAGGAGAAACAGGAGCCACAGGAGCCACAGGAGGCACCGGAGCCACAGGAGCCACAGGAGCCACAGGAGCCACAGGAGCCACAGGAGCCACAGGAGCCACAGGAGTCACAGGAGTCACAGGAGTCACAGGAGTCACAGGAGTCACAGGAGTCACAGGAGTCACAGGAGTTACAGGAGCAACAGGAGTAACAGGAGTAACAGGAGTAACAGGAGTAACAGGAGTAACAGGAGTAACAGGAGTAACAGGAGTAACAGGAGTAACAGGAGTAACAGGAGTAACAGGAGTAACAGGAGTAACAGGAGTAACAGGAGTAACAGGAGTAACAGGAGTAACAGGAGTAACAGGAGTAACAGGAGTAACAGGAGTAACAGGAGTAACAGGGGTAACAGGGGTAACAGGGGTAACAGGGGTAACAGGGGTAACAGGAGTCACAGGAGTTACAGGGGTAACAGGCCCCAATTTTGCTGTAGAAGGTTTCTCGGCCTTTATTCCCTCTCTTGTCATTGCTGCTAGCACACAGCTAGCTAACTGGACCGTAACAAGCCCTTATTATAGCGGTCCTAGCTTTAACGCCACTAATGGAAATTATACCGTGCCAACAACAGGTAGATATACTATTTTAGCAACAATAAATTATTCTACTACCGCAGCAATAACCGTTACACTTGGAGCTGGAATTAATCCTTCATTTGTTGTCCAAAGAACATCGCCTACAGTTACCAATCTAATAAGCGGACTGTTTCCTATCTTAAATGTCAACGTTGCAGTAGTATTAACACTAAGAGCTATACTTGGAAATTCGGCAGTAACTTTGGCGGGTGAAGTTACCCTCAATGCAGGAGATGTAATTGGGCTCTTTTATGTAGCTAATGGGCTGACAGTCTCATTAGATTTAGGTAGCTCAACCTCAGCTGGGGTTGTCTGGTCCATCCATGAACTGACTTAA
- a CDS encoding collagen-like protein: protein MSQANIPNITPNITLTRDNALNLLLASIALEELGLGHIINAEAEKIQYAVGTLPGLTVPASINDLLTIDASVRSTMQEVIKKEMLLQFKLESVLAAPSSSSGGATGATGATGTTGATGPTGVTGAIGATGATGVTGPTGGTGPVVTANSADIGFLGTFTTLNTPVPLNVNYSINGSDITHVSGTTDIFLAQGHIYHIVYTFEGVPTSGGGLQGSLLLNTVLVPGSEANNQAASNPISEIAVGVSIITTTGIAPSLLQINNVTGESITRIRINIIKIA, encoded by the coding sequence TTGTCACAAGCGAATATTCCGAATATAACTCCCAATATTACCCTTACAAGAGATAACGCACTAAATCTATTGTTAGCATCGATTGCCCTTGAAGAACTAGGCTTAGGACACATCATTAATGCCGAAGCCGAAAAAATTCAATACGCCGTTGGGACTCTCCCAGGACTTACTGTGCCGGCTTCAATCAATGACTTACTCACCATTGATGCAAGTGTAAGAAGCACTATGCAGGAAGTGATCAAGAAAGAAATGCTTCTCCAATTTAAACTGGAGAGCGTTCTAGCTGCTCCGTCTTCATCCTCAGGAGGAGCAACTGGAGCTACCGGTGCTACAGGTACCACTGGGGCAACTGGACCAACTGGTGTCACTGGAGCAATTGGAGCAACCGGGGCAACTGGAGTGACTGGACCAACTGGTGGAACGGGTCCTGTAGTAACAGCAAATAGCGCAGATATCGGTTTTCTAGGCACATTTACAACATTGAATACCCCAGTTCCGCTGAATGTGAATTATTCGATTAATGGTTCAGATATCACACATGTTTCCGGCACAACAGATATATTTTTAGCACAAGGCCATATTTACCATATTGTCTACACCTTTGAAGGCGTCCCTACAAGTGGCGGAGGTTTGCAAGGCTCCTTGCTGCTTAACACCGTCTTGGTCCCAGGCAGTGAAGCTAATAATCAAGCGGCTTCTAATCCCATCTCAGAAATCGCAGTAGGCGTATCAATTATTACTACAACCGGCATTGCACCAAGCTTACTTCAAATTAACAATGTCACTGGAGAATCCATTACAAGAATTCGAATCAATATTATAAAAATCGCCTAA